The following coding sequences are from one uncultured Desulfobacter sp. window:
- a CDS encoding methyl-accepting chemotaxis protein — protein MFKKLKLTEKLMLSVGTMVVLSFIITVTFITTKATDISSRQAIALLDTTSLKYADEIKLDIDGAFGVARSLSYATQNMKKTGKLVKRQTLLAMMEGMLNNNPGYLGIWIVWEPNAFDGRDQDFKGAPGHDEQGRFVPYWNRVGGVHLETCVELNGEWYTKARDTGKEVIMDPFEYEVGGKSILLVSVCVPIVVDGTSIGVAGVDFSMEQIGALVDDITVFETGYAVLSTESGMITAHPDKENIGKTIGDVYPENVKQLVNNTDVKFENMPLETTGEKGVIVSNPINIGKTGTSWTIFITAPTNRILSSVYKMRNLSVLICCISLGVLAALIFFLARIVIVSPVNRVVGSLDNISRGEGDLTQRLDVNSNDELGRLAEVFNTFINKLQKMIKDIAHGVDTLSSSSTELSAIAQQMSDSSAQTSNKSQTVAAASEEMSKNMNSISAAMEQSSANTNTVATAVDEMNSTINEIAQNSESARGISENAVSKVEESSGEMNRLNETVKTIGQVVETITDISEQVNLLSLNATIEAARAGEAGKGFAVVANEIKDLASQTAQATKDIKERIENIQTSSSSTVKVIDEINGVILDVNDIVGAIATAVEEQSAATKEIAENVNQVSNGIQEVNENVGHSTLVVNEISKDISDVNQSADDMATRSREVSSSSEDLSKLAAELHEMIGKFKV, from the coding sequence ATGTTCAAAAAATTAAAATTGACGGAAAAGTTAATGTTATCCGTGGGCACCATGGTGGTATTGTCGTTTATTATCACGGTCACCTTCATCACAACAAAGGCCACTGATATATCCAGCCGTCAGGCCATAGCGCTCCTTGACACCACGTCCCTGAAATATGCCGACGAAATCAAGCTTGACATTGATGGGGCTTTTGGTGTCGCACGATCGTTGTCATATGCAACCCAGAACATGAAAAAGACCGGGAAGCTGGTAAAAAGGCAAACCCTTTTAGCAATGATGGAAGGCATGCTGAACAACAATCCCGGCTATTTGGGCATATGGATTGTGTGGGAACCCAATGCCTTTGATGGGCGGGATCAAGATTTCAAGGGTGCGCCCGGCCACGACGAACAGGGACGTTTTGTTCCATATTGGAATCGTGTGGGCGGTGTTCATCTGGAAACGTGTGTTGAACTCAATGGAGAGTGGTATACCAAAGCCCGGGATACCGGAAAAGAAGTAATCATGGATCCCTTTGAATACGAGGTCGGCGGTAAATCCATCTTGTTGGTCAGCGTTTGTGTGCCCATTGTGGTGGACGGCACCTCAATCGGTGTCGCCGGTGTGGATTTTTCCATGGAACAGATTGGGGCACTGGTTGACGATATTACCGTTTTTGAAACCGGATATGCGGTATTATCAACGGAAAGCGGTATGATAACAGCCCATCCAGACAAAGAAAATATCGGTAAAACCATTGGTGACGTATATCCGGAAAATGTAAAACAGCTTGTAAACAATACCGATGTGAAATTTGAAAACATGCCCCTGGAAACAACCGGGGAAAAAGGTGTCATTGTCTCTAACCCCATTAACATCGGAAAAACCGGAACGTCCTGGACAATATTTATCACTGCGCCCACCAACAGAATATTGTCAAGCGTATATAAGATGAGGAATTTGAGTGTTCTCATCTGCTGCATATCCTTAGGGGTGCTGGCGGCGTTGATTTTTTTCCTTGCCCGGATTGTCATTGTAAGTCCGGTGAATCGGGTTGTGGGGAGCCTTGATAATATATCCCGGGGCGAAGGCGATCTGACCCAGCGACTGGATGTTAATTCAAATGATGAACTTGGTCGTTTGGCCGAGGTTTTCAATACGTTTATTAATAAGCTGCAAAAAATGATAAAAGATATTGCCCACGGGGTGGATACACTCTCCTCTTCTTCCACTGAATTGTCCGCCATTGCGCAGCAGATGTCCGACAGTTCCGCCCAGACTTCAAATAAGTCCCAGACCGTTGCTGCTGCAAGTGAGGAAATGTCAAAAAACATGAACTCGATTTCCGCCGCCATGGAGCAGTCAAGCGCCAATACCAATACCGTTGCCACGGCTGTGGACGAAATGAATTCCACCATCAATGAAATTGCACAGAATTCAGAAAGTGCCAGAGGCATTTCAGAAAACGCCGTTTCTAAAGTGGAAGAATCAAGCGGTGAAATGAATCGACTCAACGAAACAGTGAAAACAATTGGACAAGTCGTGGAAACCATCACTGATATTTCAGAGCAGGTCAATCTGCTTTCTCTCAATGCAACCATTGAGGCGGCACGGGCAGGAGAAGCCGGAAAAGGGTTTGCAGTTGTCGCAAATGAGATTAAAGATCTTGCAAGCCAGACAGCACAAGCCACTAAAGATATCAAAGAGCGAATTGAAAATATCCAAACCAGCTCATCCTCCACCGTGAAAGTGATAGATGAAATTAACGGTGTGATCCTTGATGTCAATGACATTGTCGGTGCCATTGCCACTGCCGTCGAAGAACAATCTGCGGCGACCAAAGAAATTGCTGAAAATGTGAATCAGGTCTCTAATGGAATCCAGGAGGTCAATGAAAATGTCGGGCATAGTACACTGGTGGTGAATGAAATTTCCAAGGATATATCAGATGTTAATCAATCGGCTGATGATATGGCGACCCGAAGCAGGGAGGTCTCTTCCAGCTCAGAAGATCTTTCAAAACTGGCGGCGGAACTTCATGAAATGATCGGTAAATTTAAGGTCTAA
- a CDS encoding ABC transporter ATP-binding protein: protein MIAVGSLNVFFGTGRTRNHAVKDVNFTVDKGESFGLVGESGSGKSTVLNCISGLLTHWTGRIEIDGISLTKKRDLSFCRKVQMVFQDPYGSLHPRHTIDRTLKEPVKIHRLGDADRRVARVLDEVGLGAKFRFRFPHQLSGGQRQRVAVARALILEPEIILLDEPTSALDVSIQAEVLNLLQDLRKKKNLTYILVSHDLAVVSHMCNTLLVMNRGKAVETLTRHQLKNGAIAEAYTRQLLVAGKGYDRTAIDRFEDF from the coding sequence ATGATTGCCGTTGGGAGCCTCAATGTTTTTTTCGGTACTGGCCGGACCCGGAATCATGCAGTAAAAGATGTCAATTTCACCGTGGATAAGGGCGAAAGCTTCGGTCTGGTGGGAGAGTCCGGGTCGGGTAAATCGACTGTACTTAATTGTATTTCAGGTCTGTTGACCCATTGGACCGGGCGCATTGAAATTGACGGCATCAGCTTAACAAAGAAAAGAGACTTGTCCTTTTGCCGCAAAGTTCAGATGGTGTTCCAGGACCCTTACGGCTCCCTGCACCCCAGGCATACCATTGACCGGACACTAAAAGAACCGGTGAAGATACACAGGCTTGGGGATGCCGACCGGCGGGTGGCCCGTGTGCTTGACGAGGTGGGGCTGGGGGCAAAATTTCGGTTTCGATTTCCCCACCAGCTCTCGGGCGGCCAGCGTCAGCGTGTGGCCGTGGCCCGGGCCCTGATCCTTGAGCCTGAGATTATTCTGCTGGATGAACCCACATCCGCCCTGGATGTCTCCATCCAGGCCGAAGTGCTCAATTTGCTTCAGGATCTTCGAAAAAAGAAAAACTTGACCTATATCCTTGTCAGTCACGACCTTGCCGTGGTCTCCCACATGTGCAATACCCTTCTGGTGATGAACCGTGGAAAGGCCGTTGAGACCCTTACACGCCATCAGCTTAAAAACGGAGCCATCGCAGAAGCCTACACAAGGCAGCTGCTTGTTGCCGGGAAGGGGTATGACCGAACAGCCATTGATCGGTTTGAGGATTTTTAA
- a CDS encoding purine-nucleoside phosphorylase, giving the protein MSLSFINQVQECAEFIQERMPVTPVVGMITGTGLSDTLTDLRVNQVFPYAGLPHFPQATVDSHKGCLVQGTLNGREILVFQGRIHLYEGYSPQLVTFPVRLLQALGVTALILTNAAGGINLDFSAGDIMLIRDHINLTGKNPLAGPHEESWGLRFPDMTRVYDTDLERLAVGVAALENIQLNSGVYAGLLGPSLETPAETRFLKNIGADAVGFSTVMEAIAGVHAGMKILGISLITNINDPDAPEQTTLEAVVGTAAKASEKLSRIITGVVGQIA; this is encoded by the coding sequence ATGTCTCTATCATTTATAAATCAAGTTCAGGAGTGTGCCGAATTCATACAGGAGCGGATGCCGGTTACGCCGGTTGTGGGTATGATAACGGGAACAGGTCTTTCCGATACCCTGACGGACCTGCGGGTTAACCAGGTATTTCCCTATGCGGGGCTGCCTCACTTTCCCCAGGCCACGGTGGATAGCCACAAAGGGTGTCTTGTCCAGGGTACACTGAACGGCAGGGAAATCCTTGTTTTCCAGGGGCGGATACATTTGTATGAGGGGTATTCCCCGCAGCTTGTCACCTTTCCGGTGCGGCTGCTCCAGGCCCTTGGGGTGACCGCTCTTATCCTTACCAATGCAGCCGGCGGCATCAATCTGGATTTCAGTGCCGGAGACATTATGCTCATCCGGGACCATATCAACCTCACAGGGAAAAATCCCCTCGCAGGCCCCCACGAGGAGTCCTGGGGTCTCCGGTTTCCGGATATGACCCGGGTGTATGACACGGATTTGGAACGGCTTGCCGTTGGCGTTGCTGCACTGGAAAATATCCAATTAAACTCCGGGGTCTATGCAGGTCTTTTAGGTCCAAGCCTTGAGACACCTGCCGAGACGCGGTTTCTAAAAAACATCGGCGCCGATGCCGTGGGGTTTTCCACGGTAATGGAGGCCATTGCCGGAGTTCATGCCGGTATGAAAATTCTGGGAATCTCCCTGATTACCAATATCAATGATCCCGATGCGCCCGAACAGACCACCCTGGAAGCTGTGGTGGGGACGGCTGCAAAGGCCTCTGAGAAATTGAGCCGGATTATTACCGGTGTGGTCGGCCAAATAGCGTAA
- a CDS encoding LysE family transporter, with product MEIKYLFKGIVIGVSIAVPVGPIGLLCVKRSLSHGFRAGLVTGLGAATADAFYGFVAGFSLTFITDFLLDKKPWLHILGGLFLCVFGLQTLKKRALEVQYSSAPFSGYLRAYVATLLLTLTNPMTVMAFMGIFTGLGIGLKHNGYAASATLVIGVFAGSALWWTALAAVTETAGKRLNRGFTEKINIVTGTILILFGMWTLGCVVTRLIS from the coding sequence ATGGAAATTAAATACCTGTTCAAAGGCATCGTCATTGGCGTTTCCATTGCCGTGCCGGTGGGACCTATCGGGCTTTTGTGTGTCAAAAGGAGTTTGAGCCATGGTTTTCGTGCCGGACTTGTGACAGGATTGGGTGCAGCCACGGCAGATGCCTTTTATGGATTTGTTGCAGGCTTCTCACTCACATTTATCACGGATTTTTTGTTGGATAAGAAACCTTGGCTGCATATTTTAGGCGGCTTGTTTTTGTGCGTTTTTGGGCTGCAGACATTGAAGAAGAGGGCATTGGAGGTTCAATATTCAAGCGCCCCGTTTTCAGGATATCTCCGCGCTTACGTTGCCACGCTGTTGTTGACCTTGACCAACCCCATGACCGTCATGGCGTTTATGGGCATATTCACCGGTCTTGGCATTGGTTTGAAGCATAACGGCTATGCCGCGTCGGCCACACTTGTAATCGGTGTTTTTGCAGGTTCTGCGCTGTGGTGGACAGCCCTTGCGGCCGTAACTGAAACGGCCGGCAAACGCCTTAATCGTGGATTCACTGAAAAAATAAACATTGTGACGGGCACTATTTTGATTCTTTTCGGGATGTGGACTTTGGGATGTGTCGTTACCCGATTGATATCCTAG
- a CDS encoding patatin-like phospholipase family protein, with product MSDNLTILAGRTAYRHIKENGLSPDDIDAVLGASGAAKWLSIYGLDSAIFSQWFSGRTRPLHLFGTSVGAWKFAAAAQADCREAFDRLKRAYIHQHYKGGVKAVQIARETRRIMNEFLTHQAIDEILDHPWIRIGFSAARCKGPIGSKHSAVQAMGIGQAFTLNAISRKLQRFCFERVLFHHPQYDTGILEENNFTTTAVPLDRNNFSSALLASGSIPMVMAGVTDIPGAPEGTYRDGGLLDYHPAFSLNPEQTGFILYPHFYTALTPGWFDKKLSNRRLKGKAVDRMILLAPSPEFVSTLPFGRIPDRQDFIRLMGRDHERIQAWNKAADMCRVLGDEFMKASENGSIRNKVKKFD from the coding sequence ATGTCAGACAATCTCACCATCCTTGCCGGCCGGACAGCCTACCGGCACATCAAAGAAAACGGCCTTTCTCCTGACGATATCGATGCCGTGCTCGGGGCATCGGGCGCAGCCAAATGGCTCAGTATTTACGGGCTTGATTCCGCCATTTTTTCCCAGTGGTTTTCGGGCCGGACAAGACCCCTGCACCTGTTCGGCACCTCTGTCGGGGCATGGAAATTTGCCGCGGCAGCCCAGGCCGACTGCCGGGAAGCCTTTGACCGGCTCAAACGTGCATATATCCATCAACATTATAAAGGCGGGGTGAAGGCGGTCCAGATCGCCAGGGAGACCCGGCGGATTATGAATGAATTTCTCACCCACCAGGCCATTGATGAAATTTTAGACCATCCATGGATTCGCATTGGATTTTCAGCAGCCCGGTGCAAAGGGCCCATCGGCTCAAAACACAGTGCGGTCCAGGCCATGGGCATCGGGCAGGCATTTACCCTGAATGCGATATCCAGAAAACTGCAGCGGTTTTGCTTTGAGCGTGTGCTGTTCCACCACCCCCAATATGATACCGGAATACTGGAGGAAAACAATTTCACCACAACAGCCGTCCCCCTTGACCGAAACAATTTTTCCAGCGCACTTCTGGCATCGGGGTCCATCCCCATGGTCATGGCGGGTGTGACCGATATCCCGGGGGCACCCGAAGGCACATACCGGGACGGTGGGCTTCTGGATTACCACCCGGCATTTTCCTTAAACCCAGAACAAACGGGTTTTATTCTATACCCTCACTTTTATACGGCATTAACCCCTGGGTGGTTTGATAAAAAATTGTCCAACCGCAGACTAAAAGGAAAGGCCGTGGACCGAATGATCCTTTTGGCGCCGTCCCCCGAATTTGTTTCAACCTTGCCCTTTGGCCGCATCCCGGACCGGCAGGATTTTATCCGGCTCATGGGCAGAGATCATGAAAGAATCCAGGCCTGGAACAAAGCTGCGGACATGTGCAGAGTATTAGGAGACGAATTCATGAAAGCTTCGGAAAACGGTTCCATCCGAAACAAAGTCAAAAAATTTGATTGA
- a CDS encoding Lrp/AsnC family transcriptional regulator — MNLKFESLLDNIGEQILRELTENGRISFSELGRKVGLSSPAATERVKKMEDAGIIKGYKAVIDTPKDSGKITAFIVMTTLPQHYKKIKQILGSHPGTVECHHLSGEESLMIKVVMECVEEIEALVEMLGAYGQTRTSIVLSTFLDKTP, encoded by the coding sequence GTGAACCTTAAATTTGAAAGTCTGCTGGACAATATCGGAGAACAGATTCTTCGGGAACTTACTGAAAATGGCCGGATCAGTTTCAGTGAATTGGGGCGGAAGGTCGGCCTGTCCAGTCCGGCTGCCACCGAACGGGTAAAAAAAATGGAAGACGCAGGTATCATCAAAGGCTACAAAGCCGTCATTGATACGCCAAAAGACAGCGGAAAAATCACGGCATTTATTGTGATGACCACCCTGCCCCAACACTATAAAAAAATCAAACAGATCCTTGGATCCCATCCCGGCACTGTGGAATGCCATCATCTCAGCGGTGAAGAATCGTTGATGATCAAGGTGGTCATGGAATGTGTAGAAGAAATTGAGGCGCTTGTGGAAATGCTTGGTGCTTACGGTCAAACCCGGACATCCATTGTGCTGTCGACCTTTCTGGACAAAACCCCATGA
- a CDS encoding SH3 domain-containing protein, which yields MKNQYVTFSTLIIFVCLGVITTLSSATWAEPRHHPGYQGDWDGHSSKRKYDRSPAHHSSFKHLPPGSQRVRHRGDDYYCHRGSFYRHGPKGYFWVRPPIGIISYSLPAAAITVLIGGLPYYVYDDVYYRRVPAGYQVVQVPGRTTPAMRSPNIPVNPEVSGAQVVVATKILNVRSGPGINHGVLTQTYMGNVLIVQGSSADWYYVRLPDNTYGWVMKAFVNMTGNGAQG from the coding sequence ATGAAAAATCAATATGTGACGTTTTCAACTCTGATCATTTTTGTGTGTTTGGGGGTAATTACAACGCTGTCGTCGGCAACCTGGGCGGAACCCCGGCATCACCCTGGGTATCAAGGAGATTGGGACGGCCACAGTTCCAAAAGAAAATATGACCGCAGCCCAGCGCATCATTCGTCATTTAAGCACCTCCCGCCCGGCAGCCAAAGGGTCCGGCACAGGGGGGATGACTATTATTGTCACCGGGGCAGTTTCTACAGGCATGGGCCCAAAGGGTATTTCTGGGTGCGTCCGCCCATTGGTATCATCTCTTACAGTCTCCCGGCCGCTGCCATCACGGTGTTGATCGGTGGATTACCCTATTATGTGTATGACGATGTGTATTACAGACGGGTGCCGGCCGGATATCAGGTGGTGCAGGTGCCGGGCCGGACGACCCCGGCCATGCGGTCCCCTAACATACCTGTTAATCCCGAAGTTTCCGGGGCCCAGGTTGTGGTCGCGACCAAAATCCTTAATGTGCGGTCAGGTCCGGGAATAAACCATGGCGTGTTGACCCAGACCTATATGGGCAATGTTTTGATCGTTCAGGGCAGTTCGGCTGACTGGTATTATGTCCGGTTGCCTGATAATACCTATGGGTGGGTGATGAAGGCGTTTGTGAATATGACCGGCAACGGCGCCCAAGGGTAA
- a CDS encoding hydrolase codes for MLEIENTVLLIVDIQGKLAHLMDKKEHLFKNVQKLIKGMRTLGVPILWVEQNPRGLGPTIPEIASLLSDIEPISKMTFSSCRNDRFVQALNALDRKQILISGIEAHICVYQTAADLVAVGYEVQAVADAVSSRTLENKEVGLQKMQNAGVGVTSVETALFELLKVAGGDQFRDIIRIVK; via the coding sequence ATGCTTGAAATTGAAAACACTGTTTTGCTGATCGTTGATATTCAGGGAAAATTAGCACACTTGATGGACAAAAAAGAACATTTGTTCAAGAACGTCCAAAAGCTGATCAAAGGGATGCGGACGTTGGGTGTTCCGATTCTCTGGGTCGAGCAGAACCCCCGGGGACTGGGGCCGACAATTCCTGAAATCGCAAGCCTGTTATCTGATATTGAGCCCATCAGCAAAATGACGTTCAGCAGTTGCCGCAATGACCGCTTTGTGCAGGCGCTGAACGCTCTGGATCGTAAACAAATATTGATTTCAGGTATTGAGGCCCATATCTGTGTTTATCAGACAGCCGCAGATCTCGTGGCTGTGGGGTATGAGGTTCAAGCTGTGGCCGATGCTGTATCTTCAAGAACTTTGGAAAATAAAGAGGTTGGTTTACAGAAAATGCAAAATGCCGGTGTCGGTGTGACAAGTGTTGAAACCGCACTGTTTGAATTGCTGAAAGTCGCTGGAGGTGATCAGTTCAGGGATATTATCAGAATTGTAAAGTAA
- a CDS encoding exopolyphosphatase, which yields MRIVTRPDFDGIVCAVLLRQALEPSLPIHWIEPNAIQSGSADIQGGDILANLPWHPNVRLWFDHHFSNKSAQGVPGAFEIAPSAAGVIYKYYKRQNLLDSRFDELVDQADMIDSADLTREQVRAPEDYPYLILSMTLKNNDFQDIPYWNRLVGMLGNTHIDAVLNDPEVDLRCQEVIEENKAFKYYLETYTTMVDRISVTDFRTLEKVPSGNRFLTYSLFADSIASVKIRYAGPDKQQVLLSVGQSIFNRECRVNVGAMLSRFGGGGHFGAGGCTLDTHDAQEKIDEILDILKANTDCV from the coding sequence ATGAGAATCGTCACCCGTCCTGATTTTGACGGCATTGTGTGTGCAGTCCTGCTGCGCCAGGCCCTGGAACCGTCTTTACCCATACACTGGATAGAGCCCAATGCCATTCAGTCCGGTTCCGCTGATATACAAGGTGGTGACATCCTTGCCAACCTGCCCTGGCATCCCAATGTCCGTTTATGGTTTGATCACCATTTCTCCAACAAGTCTGCCCAGGGTGTGCCCGGGGCCTTTGAGATTGCACCGTCCGCCGCCGGTGTTATCTATAAATATTATAAACGGCAAAATCTTCTGGACAGCCGGTTTGATGAACTGGTGGACCAGGCCGATATGATTGATTCTGCCGATCTGACAAGGGAACAGGTCCGGGCGCCGGAAGATTATCCCTATCTGATTTTGTCCATGACCCTTAAAAATAATGATTTTCAGGATATCCCCTATTGGAATCGCCTGGTTGGGATGCTCGGCAACACCCATATTGATGCCGTATTAAATGACCCCGAGGTGGACCTTCGATGCCAGGAGGTGATTGAGGAAAACAAGGCATTTAAATATTACCTGGAAACCTATACCACCATGGTGGACCGCATTTCCGTGACCGATTTCAGAACGCTTGAAAAGGTTCCTTCGGGCAACCGGTTTTTGACCTATTCGTTGTTTGCCGACTCCATTGCCAGTGTAAAGATCCGGTATGCCGGACCGGACAAACAACAGGTGCTGCTCAGCGTTGGGCAAAGTATTTTCAATCGTGAATGCCGGGTGAATGTGGGCGCCATGCTCTCCCGTTTCGGTGGTGGCGGGCATTTTGGTGCCGGCGGATGCACCCTGGATACCCATGATGCCCAGGAGAAAATTGACGAAATTCTGGATATATTAAAGGCAAATACCGACTGTGTATGA